In a single window of the Nocardiopsis composta genome:
- a CDS encoding WD40 repeat domain-containing protein, with protein MPPRRAGCTCSTGGGAHLIDLAGGKATTVVEGATQPPAHSPDGARLAVTGPEATAVVDTATGDEVFRGPAATASSPNALALPAPDLLFYLHEEGIVRADLSSGEEPRVIAPPDAEDRFGEIAVPPGGDRIHALIDGYDDETGDYRPELTVWDADTGDRLPAGEDPRYVRGIAVHPEGTVVAGLNPEGTSVLLLDPETLDATAELG; from the coding sequence ATGCCTCCGAGGAGGGCGGGGTGCACGTGTTCGACCGGCGGCGGCGCGCACCTGATCGACCTGGCCGGCGGGAAGGCCACCACCGTCGTCGAAGGCGCCACCCAGCCCCCCGCCCACTCCCCCGACGGCGCCCGGCTGGCCGTGACCGGGCCGGAGGCCACCGCGGTCGTGGACACCGCCACCGGCGACGAGGTGTTCCGCGGCCCCGCCGCCACCGCCTCCTCGCCCAACGCGCTGGCGCTGCCCGCCCCGGACCTCCTCTTCTACCTGCACGAGGAGGGCATCGTCCGCGCCGACCTCTCCTCCGGCGAAGAACCCCGGGTCATCGCCCCGCCCGACGCCGAAGACCGGTTCGGCGAGATCGCCGTGCCCCCGGGAGGCGACCGGATCCACGCCCTCATCGACGGCTACGACGACGAGACCGGCGACTACCGCCCCGAACTCACCGTCTGGGACGCCGACACCGGCGACCGGCTCCCCGCCGGCGAGGACCCCCGGTACGTCCGCGGCATCGCGGTGCACCCGGAGGGAACGGTCGTGGCGGGCCTGAACCCCGAGGGCACCTCGGTGCTGCTGCTGGACCCCGAGACCCTCGACGCCACCGCCGAGCTCGGCTGA
- a CDS encoding CPBP family intramembrane glutamic endopeptidase, with protein sequence MPSTTPPTGTAPYLRRRLWLFAASCLLITWLPWTALAAVGADVDEGLAMPVFTLAACGPSLAALAMWLRHRRELPRDRVRVVAAWPLLSVLLGAAPMLLVSVLAHWNGLEAIPRHAASVAAGVGGPAGVVAYTLLAGPLSEEFGWRGYVQPRLRTAFGRARTAVLLGAAWALWHVPLFFLQGTEQHETGLLTLRGAVFFATFLPLSYIILFACEYLEGGVWAAVLVHAAWNATDALVPEVGDAGHLLRSAFTLALAIAVAAVWRRRRPDRGRRPPAVTGEPALRRYSGGPGKRTSTASKVSGSRKETPPSSVTAATGPPRGWKATSSRCGVPSGRTSSPVAMSQTWFFRRTSPSTSPPQLRKTRSPAGSMTRPATNGSP encoded by the coding sequence ATGCCCTCGACGACGCCGCCCACCGGCACCGCGCCGTACCTCCGCCGCAGGCTCTGGCTCTTCGCCGCCTCATGCCTGCTCATCACATGGCTGCCCTGGACAGCGCTGGCCGCGGTGGGCGCCGACGTCGACGAAGGACTCGCGATGCCGGTGTTCACCCTGGCCGCCTGCGGCCCCAGCCTGGCGGCCCTGGCGATGTGGCTGCGCCACCGCCGGGAGCTCCCGCGCGACCGCGTCCGGGTGGTCGCCGCGTGGCCGCTGCTGTCGGTGCTCCTGGGAGCGGCCCCGATGCTGCTCGTCTCCGTCCTGGCGCACTGGAACGGGCTCGAGGCGATCCCGCGCCACGCGGCCTCGGTGGCGGCAGGCGTGGGAGGCCCCGCCGGAGTCGTGGCCTACACCCTCCTGGCGGGGCCGCTCTCCGAGGAGTTCGGCTGGCGCGGCTACGTCCAGCCGCGGCTGAGGACGGCCTTCGGCAGGGCCCGCACCGCCGTGCTCCTCGGCGCGGCATGGGCGCTGTGGCACGTGCCGCTCTTCTTCCTCCAAGGAACGGAGCAGCACGAGACCGGCCTCCTCACACTGCGAGGCGCCGTCTTCTTCGCCACGTTCCTGCCGCTCAGCTACATCATCCTGTTCGCCTGCGAGTACCTGGAGGGAGGAGTGTGGGCGGCCGTGCTCGTCCATGCCGCATGGAACGCCACCGACGCGCTCGTCCCGGAGGTCGGCGACGCGGGCCATCTCCTCCGGTCGGCCTTCACGCTCGCGCTGGCCATCGCCGTGGCGGCCGTCTGGCGCCGGAGGCGCCCCGATCGCGGCCGGCGGCCGCCTGCCGTGACCGGGGAACCGGCTCTGCGCCGCTACTCGGGCGGCCCCGGGAAGAGGACGTCCACCGCCTCGAAGGTGTCGGGGTCGAGGAAGGAGACCCCGCCGTCCTCGGTGACGGCGGCGACCGGGCCGCCGCGGGGGTGGAAGGCCACGTCGAGCAGGTGCGGGGTGCCCTCGGGGAGGACGTCCTCACCGGTGGCCATGTCCCAGACCTGGTTCTTCAGGCGGACGTCGCCGTCGACGTCGCCGCCCCAGCTGAGGAAGACGCGCTCCCCGGCGGGGTCCATGACGAGGCCGGCGACGAACGGGTCCCCGTAG
- a CDS encoding DUF1062 domain-containing protein → MSSQPHTVPPWGVRRTGLPLLSLRCLDCPSEPATTGEGRFGVNANGKRLDVWLPARCTCCDRTHKLTVHERAPVRSFDPAELDGYRTGDPEPVAAALLDPLLARRNRFALDWTGAWRLEACPVRLDEAWPVRVDVAFASPLRGRLAPPET, encoded by the coding sequence ATGTCTTCACAACCCCATACCGTGCCGCCCTGGGGCGTCCGCCGGACCGGGCTTCCCCTGCTGTCGCTGCGGTGCCTGGACTGCCCCTCGGAACCGGCCACCACCGGCGAGGGCCGGTTCGGCGTCAACGCCAACGGCAAGCGGCTGGACGTGTGGCTGCCGGCCCGCTGCACCTGCTGCGATCGGACGCACAAGCTCACCGTGCACGAGCGGGCTCCGGTCAGATCCTTCGATCCGGCCGAGCTCGACGGCTACCGCACCGGCGATCCGGAGCCGGTGGCGGCCGCTCTGCTGGATCCGCTGCTCGCCCGGCGCAACCGCTTCGCCCTGGACTGGACGGGGGCCTGGCGGCTGGAGGCCTGCCCGGTGCGGCTCGACGAGGCGTGGCCGGTCCGGGTGGATGTCGCCTTCGCCTCCCCGCTGCGGGGGCGTCTCGCCCCTCCAGAAACATAG